From Bombus vancouverensis nearcticus chromosome 15, iyBomVanc1_principal, whole genome shotgun sequence, the proteins below share one genomic window:
- the LOC117166477 gene encoding colorectal mutant cancer protein isoform X3, whose product MHQQRVQVQQQHYQQTTRYNVQPSHVSAPGKEILETPRRDLVYVHCATTEDEDAEEEEEEPKGLTRSRSWLCCPGDRSNDRTVPIQVEASHREKQQESLHAAALSSLRSEVAELNSRLVAATRAREATEAALVRAEVQAARAEQRAEQQAARHEERLTELHSVIAELGRQLERHRATVIAEEDESEIETSRDAEGSITNPVEESEGGGDIQGDGDRTLGDADSSCCEDIEPRTAENGREQLDSPAALPTPEPTQQAASCQSVAVAALQEEVTALRAEIASLQAQLANFKNQASNQRQQAGSESPRREIRTRGNTSSPEPLSAPCSPLLPPLQTPPTKSVTREEAPVLKIAERVRLRRTDERHITGPDITNLGVCSTMVAEHLVSDLLEHSNLQELNGSEKQFEVETERLNSRLEHARANNAVLALTLHESKAQCDRLSLLVGKYESNATALRLALSYSDRAIEAYDVLVALLESEIALSTERNSITIDNRRAAEHVAYHVLNKLENECMNTLNAPWEDSIVLSDESEVAWSVEDEQRLRRHISRLKGERAMVRSTVVELESVHAEPLNSKNTISLAEARKLDLETAVLMQELMAMREDKAELRARVFLLEKERATIELKLNARDTQIAAQHAAIEHLQGQLSDTEAMLAMATNKDRGLSDNESEGIESELIEALGREARLKERLQELVSTLDKVNKNSELRHQQSAELVNDLKRANGALVQTLEKSKKKYQSRLKKLEQQMLGMVERHAAQVKSLKQRIALLEEESTGYKTNLPLQSQSSGASETSL is encoded by the exons ATGCACCAACAAAGAGTGCAAGTACAACAGCAACATTATCAACAGACGACGAGATACAACGTACAGCCGAGTCACGTCTCTGCCCCGGGCAAAGAGATCCTCGAAACACCGCGAAGGGATCTGGTTTACGTTCATTGCGCTACCACCGAGGACGAGGATGccgaggaggaggaagaggaaccGAAAGGATTAACCAGGTCTAGGTCGTGGCTCTGCTGCCCTGGTGATCGTAGCAACGATAGAACCGTGCCGATACAGGTCGAAGCTAGTCACAGGGAGAAACAGCAGGAGTCA CTGCATGCGGCCGCGTTATCATCGCTGCGGTCCGAGGTAGCCGAGCTGAATTCAAGGCTGGTGGCGGCGACACGAGCCAGGGAGGCGACCGAGGCGGCTCTGGTCCGCGCGGAGGTGCAAGCCGCGCGAGCGGAACAGAGGGCAGAGCAGCAAGCGGCGAGGCACGAGGAGAGGCTGACCGAGTTGCATTCCGTGATCGCCGAGCTCGGCAGGCAGCTCGAGAGGCATCGCGCTACCGTAATTGCCGAGGAGGATGAGTCCG AAATAGAGACAAGCAGAGACGCGGAGGGGTCGATCACTAACCCGGTGGAAGAGAGCGAAGGTGGAGGTGACATTCAGGGTGATGGAGATCGTACATTGGGAGATGCCGATTCCAGCTGCTGCGAGGACATCGAGCCACGTACCGCCGAG AATGGAAGAGAACAGCTAGACAGTCCGGCGGCGTTACCAACACCGGAGCCAACACAACAGGCGGCCTCGTGCCAAAGCGTGGCCGTGGCAGCGTTACAAGAAGAGGTCACAGCCCTTCGAGCGGAGATCGCGAGTTTACAGGCTCAGCTGGCTAATTTCAAGAATCAGGCTAGCAATCAGAGGCAACAGGCTGGCAGCGAGTCGCCCCGCAGAGAAATACGA ACAAGAGGCAACACCAGTTCGCCGGAACCTTTGAGTGCACCTTGCTCGCCACTCTTGCCACCCCTGCAGACACCGCCGACAAAGAGCGTAACGAGGGAGGAAGCTCCGGTTCTTAAAATAGCCGAGAGGGTAAGACTCAGGAGGACCGACGAGAGGCACATCACAGGACCTGATATTACCAACCTGGGG GTATGTTCCACGATGGTGGCTGAACATCTGGTCTCGGACCTTTTGGAGCACTCGAATCTTCAGGAATTGAATGGATCCGAAAAACAGTTCGAAGTGGAGACGGAAAGGTTAAACAGCAGGTTGGAACACGCGCGAGCAAATAACGCTGTCCTTGCGTTGACTTTGCACGAGAGTAAGGCGCAATGTGACAG ATTGAGTCTCCTAGTTGGAAAGTACGAGTCGAATGCAACCGCGTTGCGATTAGCACTCTCCTATAGTGATCGCGCGATAGAGGCTTACGATGTCCTGGTAGCGTTACTAGAAAGCGAGATCGCTCTATCGACAGAAAGGAACAGCATCACGATCGATAACAGAAGAGCGGCTGAACACGTAGCCTATCATGTGTTGAATAAATTGGAGAACGAATGTATGAATACTTTAAACGCGCCGTGGGAAGATAGTATAGTTTTATCAGACGA GTCTGAGGTGGCTTGGTCCGTGGAAGACGAACAAAGACTCAGAAGGCACATTAGTAGACTCAAAGGAGAACGAGCCATGGTCAGATCGACTGTAGTGGAGTTAGAAAGTGTTCACGCTGAACCATTGAATTCAAAGAATACAATTTCCCTCGCCGAAGCCCGGAAATTAGATTTAGAAACAGCTGTACTTATGCAG GAATTGATGGCTATGAGAGAGGACAAGGCGGAACTACGGGCACGAGTCTTCCTACTGGAAAAGGAACGAGCTACCatagaattgaaattaaacgCACGTGATACGCAAATCGCAGCTCAGCATGCTGCTATCGAACATCTTCAGGGTCAGCTCAGCGATACAGAGGCCATGCTGGCTATGGCTACGAATAAA GATCGAGGTTTAAGCGATAACGAGAGCGAAGGCATAGAATCTGAGTTGATAGAGGCACTAGGTCGAGAAGCTAGGCTAAAGGAACGTCTACAGGAATTAGTATCCACTTTAGACAAAGTTAATAAAAACTCTGAACTGCGCCATCAACAGTCTGCTGAGCTTGTTAACGATTTGAAAAGAGCTAATGG AGCTCTGGTACAAACTTTAGAGAAGTCTAAGAAAAAATATCAATCCAGATTAAAAAAGCTGGAGCAACAAATGTTGGGCATGGTGGAGAGGCATGCTGCTCAG GTAAAATCTCTAAAACAACGGATAGCATTGCTAGAGGAGGAATCTACAGGATATAAAACAAATTTACCACTCCAATCACAGAGTTCTGGCGCCAGCGAGACATCATTATGA
- the LOC117166477 gene encoding colorectal mutant cancer protein isoform X4, with amino-acid sequence MLKVKQAPSATRNASGSCSKHATATEMVLSTGTVSGRHERWEFDSGARDLSPEPHTLQKLVEAAAGGTGNMLDLANKLHAAALSSLRSEVAELNSRLVAATRAREATEAALVRAEVQAARAEQRAEQQAARHEERLTELHSVIAELGRQLERHRATVIAEEDESEIETSRDAEGSITNPVEESEGGGDIQGDGDRTLGDADSSCCEDIEPRTAENGREQLDSPAALPTPEPTQQAASCQSVAVAALQEEVTALRAEIASLQAQLANFKNQASNQRQQAGSESPRREIRTRGNTSSPEPLSAPCSPLLPPLQTPPTKSVTREEAPVLKIAERVRLRRTDERHITGPDITNLGVCSTMVAEHLVSDLLEHSNLQELNGSEKQFEVETERLNSRLEHARANNAVLALTLHESKAQCDRLSLLVGKYESNATALRLALSYSDRAIEAYDVLVALLESEIALSTERNSITIDNRRAAEHVAYHVLNKLENECMNTLNAPWEDSIVLSDESEVAWSVEDEQRLRRHISRLKGERAMVRSTVVELESVHAEPLNSKNTISLAEARKLDLETAVLMQELMAMREDKAELRARVFLLEKERATIELKLNARDTQIAAQHAAIEHLQGQLSDTEAMLAMATNKDRGLSDNESEGIESELIEALGREARLKERLQELVSTLDKVNKNSELRHQQSAELVNDLKRANGALVQTLEKSKKKYQSRLKKLEQQMLGMVERHAAQVKSLKQRIALLEEESTGYKTNLPLQSQSSGASETSL; translated from the exons CTGCATGCGGCCGCGTTATCATCGCTGCGGTCCGAGGTAGCCGAGCTGAATTCAAGGCTGGTGGCGGCGACACGAGCCAGGGAGGCGACCGAGGCGGCTCTGGTCCGCGCGGAGGTGCAAGCCGCGCGAGCGGAACAGAGGGCAGAGCAGCAAGCGGCGAGGCACGAGGAGAGGCTGACCGAGTTGCATTCCGTGATCGCCGAGCTCGGCAGGCAGCTCGAGAGGCATCGCGCTACCGTAATTGCCGAGGAGGATGAGTCCG AAATAGAGACAAGCAGAGACGCGGAGGGGTCGATCACTAACCCGGTGGAAGAGAGCGAAGGTGGAGGTGACATTCAGGGTGATGGAGATCGTACATTGGGAGATGCCGATTCCAGCTGCTGCGAGGACATCGAGCCACGTACCGCCGAG AATGGAAGAGAACAGCTAGACAGTCCGGCGGCGTTACCAACACCGGAGCCAACACAACAGGCGGCCTCGTGCCAAAGCGTGGCCGTGGCAGCGTTACAAGAAGAGGTCACAGCCCTTCGAGCGGAGATCGCGAGTTTACAGGCTCAGCTGGCTAATTTCAAGAATCAGGCTAGCAATCAGAGGCAACAGGCTGGCAGCGAGTCGCCCCGCAGAGAAATACGA ACAAGAGGCAACACCAGTTCGCCGGAACCTTTGAGTGCACCTTGCTCGCCACTCTTGCCACCCCTGCAGACACCGCCGACAAAGAGCGTAACGAGGGAGGAAGCTCCGGTTCTTAAAATAGCCGAGAGGGTAAGACTCAGGAGGACCGACGAGAGGCACATCACAGGACCTGATATTACCAACCTGGGG GTATGTTCCACGATGGTGGCTGAACATCTGGTCTCGGACCTTTTGGAGCACTCGAATCTTCAGGAATTGAATGGATCCGAAAAACAGTTCGAAGTGGAGACGGAAAGGTTAAACAGCAGGTTGGAACACGCGCGAGCAAATAACGCTGTCCTTGCGTTGACTTTGCACGAGAGTAAGGCGCAATGTGACAG ATTGAGTCTCCTAGTTGGAAAGTACGAGTCGAATGCAACCGCGTTGCGATTAGCACTCTCCTATAGTGATCGCGCGATAGAGGCTTACGATGTCCTGGTAGCGTTACTAGAAAGCGAGATCGCTCTATCGACAGAAAGGAACAGCATCACGATCGATAACAGAAGAGCGGCTGAACACGTAGCCTATCATGTGTTGAATAAATTGGAGAACGAATGTATGAATACTTTAAACGCGCCGTGGGAAGATAGTATAGTTTTATCAGACGA GTCTGAGGTGGCTTGGTCCGTGGAAGACGAACAAAGACTCAGAAGGCACATTAGTAGACTCAAAGGAGAACGAGCCATGGTCAGATCGACTGTAGTGGAGTTAGAAAGTGTTCACGCTGAACCATTGAATTCAAAGAATACAATTTCCCTCGCCGAAGCCCGGAAATTAGATTTAGAAACAGCTGTACTTATGCAG GAATTGATGGCTATGAGAGAGGACAAGGCGGAACTACGGGCACGAGTCTTCCTACTGGAAAAGGAACGAGCTACCatagaattgaaattaaacgCACGTGATACGCAAATCGCAGCTCAGCATGCTGCTATCGAACATCTTCAGGGTCAGCTCAGCGATACAGAGGCCATGCTGGCTATGGCTACGAATAAA GATCGAGGTTTAAGCGATAACGAGAGCGAAGGCATAGAATCTGAGTTGATAGAGGCACTAGGTCGAGAAGCTAGGCTAAAGGAACGTCTACAGGAATTAGTATCCACTTTAGACAAAGTTAATAAAAACTCTGAACTGCGCCATCAACAGTCTGCTGAGCTTGTTAACGATTTGAAAAGAGCTAATGG AGCTCTGGTACAAACTTTAGAGAAGTCTAAGAAAAAATATCAATCCAGATTAAAAAAGCTGGAGCAACAAATGTTGGGCATGGTGGAGAGGCATGCTGCTCAG GTAAAATCTCTAAAACAACGGATAGCATTGCTAGAGGAGGAATCTACAGGATATAAAACAAATTTACCACTCCAATCACAGAGTTCTGGCGCCAGCGAGACATCATTATGA
- the LOC117166481 gene encoding ubiquinol-cytochrome c reductase complex assembly factor 5 yields MQLRRIRQLDTESTRWRQSYGRSGSVRCTVKMPILPKFNIKRTIRRTLNKVPGKSLGEFRFLPIMFLMGGLLEFVMIHWHVGEVNFYRTYKRRRIEEAVEQRLAEMNAQVNK; encoded by the coding sequence ATGCAACTGCGCAGAATCAGACAGCTCGATACTGAAAGTACAAGATGGCGACAGTCATATGGCAGAAGCGGCAGCGTGCGGTGTACTGTAAAAATGCCGATCTTACCAAAATTCAACATAAAGAGAACGATAAGGAGAACTTTAAATAAAGTGCCTGGAAAATCTTTAGGGGAATTTCGATTTTTACCTATAATGTTTTTAATGGGTGGTTTGTTAGAGTTCGTTATGATACACTGGCATGTTGGAGAGGTTAACTTCTATAGGAcatataaaagaagaagaatagaaGAAGCAGTTGAACAAAGATTAGCAGAAATGAATGCACAagtgaataaataa
- the sloth2 gene encoding ubiquinol-cytochrome c reductase complex assembly factor 6 sloth 2 translates to MPYGMSWPRLISFISLVFLATASGSQAVHLIYRPLDDLDDLIEEAFQKRLSELQDRK, encoded by the coding sequence ATGCCGTATGGTATGTCATGGCCTCGACTTATTTCCTTTATTTCATTAGTATTTCTTGCGACTGCGTCTGGTTCGCAAGCTGTGCATCTTATATACAGGCCCCTTGACGATTTAGATGATTTGATAGAAGAGGCATTTCAGAAAAGACTGTCAGAACTACAAGATCGTaaataa
- the BCAS2 gene encoding BCAS2 pre-mRNA processing factor — protein MAGEVIVDALPYIDQGYDEPGVREAALAMVEEETRRYRPTKNYLEHLPSLNITAFETEVMKHEFERMQNRLPMEVLSMKRYELPPPPPGKMNDLAAWNESVKNSSAQLEHQATRICNLELMMEYGCEAWKSYLEVLVQLVSQAQKQLQALRKRIQEVNWQRKSMQTQGGEKLRALEAQWVGLVSKNYEIEQACVHLEEEIQKSMMNKGEGVEINDVPGEEEPDVPEKSATEVMATKMDQQEQQNQEP, from the exons ATGGCGGGAGAAGTTATAGTTGATGCATTACCATATATTGACCAAGGATACGATGAACCTGGAGTTAGAGAAGCA gcTTTGGCCATGGTTGAAGAAGAAACTCGTCGTTATAGACCGACAAAAAACTATTTAGAACATTTGCCATCATTAAATATTACTGCTTTTGAGACAGAGGTTATGAAACATGAATTTGAGCGAATGCAAAACCGTTTACCTATGGAAGTACTCAGTATGAAGCGCTATGAGTTACCTCCACCTCCACCAGGTAAAATGAATGATCTTGCAGCGTGGAATGAAAGTGTAAAAAATAGCAGTGCGCAATTGGAACATCAGGCTACCAG AATCTGTAATCTTGAGTTAATGATGGAATATGGATGCGAAGCATGGAAATCTTATTTGGAAGTATTAGTACAACTAGTGAGTCAAGCTCAAAAACAGCTACAAGCATTAAGGAAAAGAATTCAAGAGGTTAATTGGCAAAGAAAATCTATGCAAACTCAAGGTGGAGAAAAGTTAAGGGCATTAGAAGCACAATGGGTAGGACTAGTGTCAAAAAATTATGAGATTGAACAAGCGTGTGTTCACTTAGaagaagaaatacagaaatCTATGATGAATAAGGGTGAGGGTGTAGAAATCAATGATGTGCCAGGAGAGGAAGAACCTGACGTTCCAGAGAAAAGTGCAACTGAGGTTATGGCAACAAAAATGGATCAGCAAGAACAACAAAATCAAGAACcttaa
- the RpL4 gene encoding ribosomal protein L4, whose protein sequence is MSLSTARPLVTVYTDKNESSGDTISLPAVFKAPIRPDIVNFVHQQVSKNSRQPYCVSKEAGHQTSAESWGTGRAVARIPRVRGGGTHRSGQGAFGNMCRGGRMFAPTKPWRRWHRRINVNQKRYAIVSAIAASGVPALVQSKGHMIQEVPEFPLVVSDKIQEYNKTKQAVIFLRRIKAWNDIQKVYKSQRFRAGKGKMRNRRRIQRRGPLIVYGQDQGIRKAFRNIPGVDLMNINKMNLLKLAPGGHVGRFVIWTKSAFEKLDALYGTWRKESQLKADYNLPYPKMANTDLSRLLKSQEIRKVLRAPRHKVVRSVKKLNPLTNTRAMLRLNPYAAVLKRAAILTAKKRQQERDLALAEKRGVKLPKTVPAVKSKLLRERRAKQILKCREVLKNKPKGVASATVVEAKPRKISKRIQRAIAKTHPEKKDTLFQKI, encoded by the exons ATG tcGTTATCAACGGCGCGGCCGCTTGTTACGGTATATACCGATAAAAATGAATCGTCAGGCGATACGATTTCTCTGCCAGCTGTGTTTAAAGCACCTATTCGGCCTGATATCGTGAATTTTGTTCACCAGCAAGTCTCTAAGAATAGTAGACAGCCATATTGCGTATCTAAAGAAGCTG GTCATCAAACCTCTGCCGAGTCATGGGGTACTGGACGTGCCGTAGCACGTATACCTCGTGTACGTGGTGGTGGTACTCACCGTTCTGGTCAGGGTGCTTTTGGTAACATGTGTAGAGGTGGACGCATGTTTGCTCCAACAAAGCCATGGAGACGCTGGCATCGTCGAATTAATGTTAACCAGAAAAGATACGCTATTGTTTCTGCTATTGCTGCATCTGGTGTCCCAGCCCTTGTACAATCTAAGG GTCATATGATTCAAGAAGTTCCAGAATTTCCATTAGTAGTATCCGACAAAATTCAAGAATATAACAAGACTAAACAAGCTGTTATCTTCCTGAGACGTATCAAAGCATGGAATGATATTCAAAAA GTTTATAAGTCTCAACGTTTCCGTGCTGGCAAAGGTAAAATGCGTAACCGCAGACGCATTCAACGACGCGGACCTCTGATTGTATATGGTCAAGATCAG GGTATTCGTAAGGCATTCCGCAACATTCCTGGTGTTGATCTTATGAATATTAACAAAATGAACTTGCTTAAATTGGCACCTGGTGGCCACGTTGGGCGTTTTGTAATTTGGACAAAATCTGCCTTTGAAAAGTTAGATGCTCTTTACGGGACTTGGCGCAAAGAATCCCAACTTAAGGCCGATTATAACTTACCCTACCCGAAAATGGCGAACACGGATTTGTCGAGACTCCTGAAATCGCAAGAAATTCGTAAAGTTCTGAGGGCACCAAGGCAT AAGGTGGTCCGTAGTGTCAAGAAATTGAATCCATTGACCAACACGCGTGCTATGTTACGTCTCAATCCATATGCAGCTGTTCTGAAACGTGCAGCGATTTTGACAGCAAAGAAACGTCAGCAAGAGAGAGATCTTGCTCTAGCAGAGAAGCGTGGA GTCAAGCTGCCAAAGACTGTACCTGCTGTAAAGAGTAAACTACTCCGGGAAAGACGCGCGAAACAAATTCTTAAATGCAGGGAAGTGTTAAAGAACAAGCCCAAGGGCGTAGCATCAGCTACCGTTGTCGAGGCGAAACCTAGGAAGATTTCAAAACGAATTCAGAGGGCCATTGCAAAAACTCATCCCGAAAAGAAAGACACACTTTttcaaaagatataa